The sequence GCCGTGGCGCTGCTGCTGCTCGGCGGCACCGTCGCGATCCGGGCGGTGGACCACTGGGCACGCACCGAACGCGCCATCCGGCTCGGCGAGGAACTGCCCGCGTCCCGCTTCCCGGCCGTGCTCGCCCTGATCGTCGGTGTCGGCGCGCTGCTGCTGGTGGCAGCGGTGCTGGCCGGCGCGGTCGACTGATGACCGCGTCCCGCGATCCCGGGCTCCAGCCCGAACGCACCCGGCTGGCCTGGCGGCGCACCGCGCTGGCGATGACGGTGGTGGCGATGCTGACCGTCCGGCTCGCCCTCCACGCCGGCCCGGTGGGGGCGGCGCTGGCGGCACTGGCCGTCGTCGGCTGGGGAGTCGTCGTCCAGGTCTGCTGGCGGCGGGCCACCGGCACCGGGGTGTCCCGCACCGGTGGCCGGGTCCTCGCCGTGCCGGGCCTGGCCACCGCCGGATTCGCACTGCTCGGCGCCGTACTGATACTGCGCGGGCTGTGACCGCTGCGCCCGGTAGGTCATGATGGTGACATGGCCCGGCTGTACATCCTCGTCTTCCTGGTGCAGGTCGTCCTCGCCGTCTGCGCCCTGATCAGCTGCCTATCCGCGGAGGAGGACGGCATCCGTCACCTGCCCCGGATCGCCTGGGTGCTGATCATCCTGTTCTTCCCGCTGGTCGGCTCGATCGCCTGGTTCGTCGCCGGTCGGGAACGCAAGACCGCCGGCACCCCGGCCTCCTG is a genomic window of Micromonospora tarapacensis containing:
- a CDS encoding DUF202 domain-containing protein, with translation MTASRDPGLQPERTRLAWRRTALAMTVVAMLTVRLALHAGPVGAALAALAVVGWGVVVQVCWRRATGTGVSRTGGRVLAVPGLATAGFALLGAVLILRGL
- a CDS encoding PLD nuclease N-terminal domain-containing protein, which produces MARLYILVFLVQVVLAVCALISCLSAEEDGIRHLPRIAWVLIILFFPLVGSIAWFVAGRERKTAGTPASWGGAGRPAERARPAAPDDDPEFLRSIEERSREEDQELFRRWEEDLRKREDDLRRREGEPPREEPRPEA